A DNA window from Arachis hypogaea cultivar Tifrunner chromosome 18, arahy.Tifrunner.gnm2.J5K5, whole genome shotgun sequence contains the following coding sequences:
- the LOC112773299 gene encoding senescence-specific cysteine protease SAG39 — translation MASFSQSLYVLALFVILALWNSRVTMSRKLVELEAWSPERHEQWMVEHGKYYKDVAEKEKRYQIFKENVEFIESFNANNKNLTFKLGVNQFADQTFEEFKASSLNGKKGSLGLLGMEEIETPFKYENVTDIPETMDWRKRGAVTPIKDQKDCGSCWAFAAVATVEGIHQISTGKLESLSEQELVDCVRGKSGGCSGGFVEDAFKFIAKKGGIASEAKYPYKHVDRTCNSKKKEPVASIKGYENVPKNNEKALLKAVANQPVGVDIEAGQKAFQFYSGGVFAGKCGTKTDHAVAVVGYGSTEDGTKYWIVKNSWGKNWGENGYMRMKRDIKSNKGLCGLAINPLYPVAFA, via the exons ATGGCTTCCTTTAGCCAAAGCCTTTATGTTTTAGCTTTGTTCGTCATCCTTGCTTTATGGAACTCTCGGGTAACAATGTCTCGCAAGCTTGTTGAGCTGGAGGCATGGTCACCCGAGAGACACGAGCAATGGATGGTAGAACATGGGAAGTATTACAAAGATGTTGCTGAAAAAGAAAAACGTTACCAAATATTCAAAGAAAACGTTGAGTTCATTGAGTCATTCAATGCTAATAATAAGAACTTAACTTTCAAACTTGGTGTTAATCAATTTGCTGACCAAACCTTTGAAGAATTTAAGGCTTCATCACTTAATGGTAAAAAGGGGTCACTTGGTTTATTGGGCATGGAAGAAATTGAAACACCTTTTAAGTATGAAAATGTCACAGACATTCCTGAAACTATGGACTGGAGGAAAAGAGGTGCTGTTACTCCAATCAAGGACCAGAAAGATTGTG GTAGCTGTTGGGCTTTTGCAGCCGTGGCTACAGTAGAAGGTATCCACCAAATTAGCACAGGAAAATTAGAATCCCTCTCAGAGCAAGAACTAGTAGATTGTGTTAGAGGAAAATCTGGTGGATGTAGTGGCGGTTTCGTGGAAGATGCGTTCAAATTCATAGCTAAAAAAGGAGGGATTGCAAGTGAAGCAAAATACCCTTACAAACATGTTGATAGGACTTGCAATTCTAAGAAGAAGGAACCTGTAGCCTCTATCAAGGGCTACGAAAATGTTCCTAAAAACAATGAAAAGGCGCTCCTCAAAGCCGTCGCGAACCAACCGGTCGGAGTTGACATTGAAGCCGGCCAAAAGGCTTTCCAGTTCTACTCCGGCGGGGTTTTCGCCGGAAAATGTGGAACTAAGACCGACCATGCTGTTGCCGTAGTTGGTTACGGTTCAACCGAAGATGGTACTAAGTATTGGATAGTAAAAAATTCATGGGGCAAAAATTGGGGCGAAAATGGTTACATGAGGATGAAGAGAGACATAAAATCTAACAAGGGTTTATGTGGTCTTGCGATTAATCCTCTTTATCCAGTCGCTTTTGCTTAA